A single region of the Mercenaria mercenaria strain notata chromosome 6, MADL_Memer_1, whole genome shotgun sequence genome encodes:
- the LOC123549560 gene encoding uncharacterized protein LOC123549560: protein MSEAIETLEETPELLSADWQQRKSIGACMLEMYDRCLWTDVMFHCKDSEEGEVIKAHKIVLAARSPVFQAMFFGPCADGKDEVKLNDVEKDSFLSVLRYIYSDTVTLTEENVTAVINLAHCYQVSSLVQYCADYLATSITPDNACEILTTAMLFQISSLKGTCCSFIDDHAQQVLKSEGFLNLSEECLLLILRGDTFYAEEQEILETAEKWSKRRLLESGMAENSTNVRKFLGKLFYQLRLPTMTNKALLEYVSRKGYFSIEEYADISGWINKVPNIKVSTNSCVARVPKLESIQVNIENSDEVIRDSISCSFEISVSKDVALANITLSEVTPQLMYEKMYTDERRYSSFVGQISEEDKLSAILRYGKYEDRIIKLQTLDNKKSNSYSAFILYPLQEVLPRKLGLVLSGTISIKCLKFNQSFKVQQQQYENATVTLTTPLVLKKGSDPYCVSVNYSVCVGLKMTTRYHKSTEPISNSDGTIKIRSRCYSGESFLGIKKLGFLNFSNRYKDSDPETSEKKS from the exons ATGTCAGAAGCAATAGAAACACTAGAAGAGACTCCAGAGCTTTTGTCTGCCGACTGGCAACAAAGAAAGAGTATAGGAGCCTGTATGTTAGAAATGTATGACAGGTGTCTCTGGACTGATGTTATGTTTCATTGTAAGGATAGCGAGGAAGGGGAAGTGATTAAAGCGCACAAAATTGTACTAGCGGCTAGAAGCCCGGTGTTTCAGGCGATGTTCTTTGGTCCTTGCGCTGACGGAAAAGATGAAGTGAAGCTAAATGATGTAGAAAAGGATAGCTTTCTTTCGGTATTAAG GTACATTTACAGTGACACAGTGACGTTGACTGAGGAAAATGTAACTGCAGTCATAAACCTGGCTCACTGCTATCAAGTTTCAAGCTTGGTGCAATACTGCGCTGATTATCTGGCCACCAGTATTACACCAGATAACGCCTGTGAAATTCTAACGACCGCAATGCTGTTCCAGATTTCTAGTCTGAAAGGTACTTGCTGCTCATTCATCGATGATCATGCACAACAAGTGCTCAAATCcgaaggtttcctgaatttatcTGAAGAATGTCTTTTGTTGATCTTAAGGGGGGATACATTCTATGCTGAAGAACAAGAAATTTTAGAAACGGCAGAAAAATGGTCTAAAAGGAGGTTGTTAGAAAGTGGAATGGCTGAAAACAGTACAAACGTTCGCAAATTTCTCGGCAAATTGTTTTATCAATTGAGACTGCCAACAATGACAAATAAAGCTTTGCTAGAGTATGTAAGTAGAAAaggttatttttcaattgaagAATATGCAGATATTTCAGGATGGATCAACAAAGTCCCCAATATTAAAGTGTCCACCAATTCCTGTGTAGCGAGGGTGCCTAAACTAGAATCAATACAGGTTAACATAGAAAACAGTGATGAGGTGATCAGGGACAGTATTTCCTGTTCGTTTGAGATATCTGTGTCAAAAGATGTAGCTCTGGCAAATATCACCCTCAGTGAAGTAACACCACAGCTGATGTATGAAAAAATGTATACTGATGAAAGACGTTATTCGAGTTTTGTTGGACAGATTTCTGAAGAGGATAAGTTATCGGCCATTTTACGCTATGGAAAGTATGAAGATAGAATTATTAAACTACAAACCTTAGACAACAAGAAGTCGAACAGTTACAGTGCTTTTATTTTATACCCCCTGCAAGAAGTTCTTCCTAGAAAACTTGGCCTTGTATTGTCTGGCACTATCAGcatcaaatgtttaaaatttaaccAAAGCTTTAAGGTACAGCAACAACAATATGAAAatgcaacagtgaccttgactacACCATTGGTACTGAAAAAAGGAAGCGATCCATATTGCGTATCAGTTAACTATAGTGTTTGCGTTGGGTTGAAAATGACGACTAGATATCATAAAAGCACAGAACCCATCTCAAACAGTGATGGAACGATAAAAATCCGCAGCAGATGCTATAGTGGAGAATCTTTTCTAGGGATAAAAAAATTGGGATTCCTGAACTTTTCAAATCGTTATAAAGATTCGGATCCAGAAACAAGTGAGAAAAAATCATGA